One window from the genome of Nicotiana sylvestris chromosome 9, ASM39365v2, whole genome shotgun sequence encodes:
- the LOC138877395 gene encoding uncharacterized protein — MAYKDLCLFLNVQLPAGFKIPKFDLYNGHGDPHWNGIRQDHGRWYTWYDPAQAFACHFQYNLEIILDRLSLNKLEKKHSESFREYGFRWREKAARVDPPMKESEMVDYFLLALEPSYYGHLVSTMEKLFNEVVKMGGKVEEGLKSNKIMNYSAVKATTQAIQGGIGGIGKKKREDTTMGKLRKQSQTVMMIRSKTFEQSAGEKLVLKSSKKSVEPSLAVEKGSSSKVATKQEGIKVIVPGAVSQPVIIVEGACADRVIIKLVTQLPIINSKVVPWNYERVVVTYKGKEVIEEVCEAHGLTRSGRCFVPEELRKAKIPKDNPVLVKKAVTEEEAEEFLRKMKMQNYSVVEQLRKAPAQISLLSLLIHLDEHRRSLMKIMNEAYVPDKTSINHLEKIANKIFEVNRVTFFDDELLVEGTEHNRALYLTVKCEDSMVTRVLVDNGSSANI; from the exons ATGGCCTACAAAGACCTATGTTTGTTTCTGAatgtgcaattgccggcaggCTTCAAAATtcccaagtttgatctatacaacGGGCATGGTGATCCA cattggaatggtatacgccaagaccatggaagatggtacacatggtaTGATCcggcgcaagcatttgcttgtcacttccaatacaatcttgagatcattctagATCGGTTGTCCTTGAATAAACTGGAGAAGAAGCatagtgaaagtttcagagaatatggtttccgatggagggagaaagcagcaagagtagatcccccaatgaaggaaagtgagatggtagattacttcctactgGCTTTAGAACCTTCCTACTATGGCCATCTGGTCTCAACTATGGAAAAGttattcaacgaagtggtgaagatggggggcaaggtagaagaaggcctcaagtcgaataaaatcatgaactATTCGGCTGTCAAAgcaactactcaggctattcagggaggcataggagggattgggaaaaagaagagagaggacacgacaatg GGAAAGCTCAGGAAACagtcacagaccgtcatgatgattcggtctaagACATTTGAACAATCAGCAGGTGAGAAGTTGGTTCTCAAGtcgagcaaaaagagtgttgagccatcttTGGCAGTTGAAAAAGGGTCTTCGAGCAAGGTTGCAACGAAACAAGAAGGGATAAAGGTGATTGTACCTGGAGCAGTTAGCCAACCtgtcataatcgtggaaggtgcctgcgcagatcgggttattatcaagctggtaacccagttaccaataatcaacagcaaggtcgttccttggaattatgaacgagtggtAGTGACGTATAAAGGGAAAGAAGTTatagaagaagtttgtgaagcccATGGGttgactcgttcggggagatgctttgtccccgaagagttaagaaaagccAAGATCCCCAAGGACAACCCGGTGTTAGTAAAGAAAGCTGTGACagaagaggaagcagaagagtttttgagaaaaatgaaaatgcaaaactattctgttgtagagcagttgaggaaagcgcctgctcagatctcattgctctcattgctaatccatttaGATGAGCACCGTCGGTCGCTGATGAAAATCATGAATGAGGCCTATGTTCCCGACAAGACCTCTATAAACCATCTAGAGAAGATAgcaaacaaaatatttgaggtgaacagagtTACTTTCTTCGATGATGAGTTGctcgtggagggtactgagcataatagGGCCCTTTATCTAACGGTAAAATGCGAAGATTCTATGGTTACCAGAGTTCTGGTCGACAATgggtctagtgcgaacatttgA